The genomic DNA CACGAGCACGGGCACGAGCGTTAGTATTTATCATAAAGAAATACACAGATTCTCAAAccttttcaaacatttaactTTATACTGATACACATTTACatcttaaatacatttattattgtcATCAGTCCGCttgtatttcaaaataaaaccacaaagCTGAGCATTACTTACACAATAAAATCCCTTTAAAAGCACATTGGGACTGGGGTTTGATGGATCTGTTAAAGTGTCTTTTTGGGTGCATGAGTGTGTAAGATGAcggttttctttgtgtttctgtaacATTTAAAGACACGTAAAGCTCTTCCGATGGAGGCcccgtgcgtgtgcgtgcactGTGCATGTGACGATGACGGTGATGATGGAGTGTTAAGCCTCTGGTACTCCGTGCGTAAAAGCACGGCGCTCTCGGTGTTTACCATGATTTTCCATCATCGTGTGTGAagttggtttttttaaaaaatccctgGTTCTGGGACCGTGCATGAGAGGAAATAtagtgcgtgtgcgtgcatgcacTCACCGGCGGAGCAGGCGTTCATCCTCTGCATCCATGGGTAAATGAGCGCCGATGCCTTGTCGTCCAGGCCACCGCTCACCGCCTGCTCCACACACTCCGCTTTGCGCTGCTGCGGCTCCTGCGTCACGAACAGCGGCTGTTCGTCGCTCCTGGAGAACGCGCACGAGCCCTCCGCGTCCTTGTAGAAAGTGCCCACCGGGTTGTAGTCGCAGGGCGCCCCACCGCCCCCCGCGCGCCCGTAGAGCGCGGCCCCGGGCTGCTGGTAGTAGGACCCCGGGTAGACCTTCTCCTGCATGTTGGCTCCATACGAGGCGCTGGAGTAGTGCCGTAACGGGTCGGTGTAGCCCGACGAGTAGAGCGGGATCTGACCCAGAAGAGAGTCCTGTCCTCCCGGCAGAGACACGGGGAAAGTTGAGTTAACAAAATAGGAACTCATTGGGTGGACAACGGGCTGTTTGCGCTCCGGAGGAAGATGATTTGTTGTCTTTTATAGTCCAAGTGCTTTTGCCATTACTTTATCGGAGATTTGGTTTTAGctgagggggggagggggggctgTGAGGTGCCACTGACTATACGGAGGGAGAGGGGGGGTCACCTGACCAGCCTCCGACCAATCACAGCCGTCTGCACCAACGGGGGGCTCTTGTTGCGCGCACGAGTCTCCGCCGGTTTGAAGTGAGGCGCTCGAGCCTGTCGCTCTTTACACACGCGCGCATGCACACGCAGAGATGTTGAGACTCACGGAAAACAAGAAACAAGCAGATGtttcaacaacaacagcaactcaAACATGCGTGAGTAGCAACAGCAGCGTGCACGgagcagaaagagagagaaagagtcaCCAAAGCAGCAAAGCTCTCCATTTACGCACGGATCACAGCAGCACATCTCCTCATCCAACCTCATCCATCCTCATCCAACCTCATCTATCGACCTCCAGCCAATAAACTATACTAAACACATGCACCGTTTAAGCTGCGAATGTCCAACGCACGAGCATCAACTCACACAGAATCAGAGGAACTGCGTCAGGACGCGCCTCGCTCTCCAAAGGTGCGCACTCATCAACACCTTCCACTTAAGTCCGTGAAAACGTCATCATCCTCATCGTCAccatcctcctcatcatcactcCAACACGCACACGCACTACAACGCACGATGATGGAGTGGACAGAGCAAAGGTGTCAAAGCGTGAAGGTGAaaatggaggaagaggaaaaggaagagGCGCCTCTCCAATACAAACCATCAACATttaatataacacacacacacacacacacacacacacacacacacacacgcgcgcgcgcgcgcgcgcgcgatATAACGATACATATATTTCTAAAATGTTTGCAGGAAAAGTAagttcatatttaacatttgctTCTAATGAATTGAAACAGATGTGAAATATTGTCCCTGTTTGGACTCGCATCAGTGTGTAAATGTATGAGGGTGATAATCAGCTTGTGATTAcactatttcattttaaatgcaaCGTTTGATGGTCATTTTCAATTAAAGCAGATTAAATATTGTTTCTATTTTAACagcattattaaatattttttatcaagCACAATCTGAGCTTCTGGACTATATAGACTTTATATTATTTGAAAActcataaaaatgtattgaatgaGCAGaaagtgtaatttttgtttaaaatgtggcAGCTGttcaaataatgaaataattacTGAAGCACTTTTAATCTCTGATAatattgtcatttattattttttgcctgGATTGCCATTCtgtaatttcatcttttttgtagTAGGCCATGAGATTATGATCCATCCTTCATTAAAGACATAATTATTCAGATTCAGATTATAATGAAGAgacaatgtttaaaatgtgttaaatataatttaaagcgaaataattgcacatttttGAATCTATAATTAGTTTCTAACTAagataataatataaatgttcCATTTTTAGACAGAAATTATATATTCAGCAGTTGTTTATGGTTCATTTTGttaaagaaaaagtcatattcACCTTTTTAATGACGTAAATAAATAAGACCCTAAAATAACCTTTTCTTCATCTTTTCTTCAATACTTTAGTAGATTATTGTGGCACATTATAACAAAGAACATCATTTATATCCCTAATGTCTGCAAAAttgacattatttatttaatttttaatgaaGTTTGttcaatttgttttgttttttatattcaaAACTCAATTTAAACctaaactgaaataaattaattactcAAATTTGTggaattaagttttttttttttttttttaaagtacttggactttgtgtgtttgtgtgtgtgtgtgtgtgtgtgtgtgtgtttattgtagAATAAAACGACAGTAGAGTCATACATATTTCTTTTTACAGCACATTGATGATGTGTTATACATTTGTATTCTTTACTCTAAGTTAAAGAATCAAAtttataataatacaaaaaaatattaataaaaaacaaagcaaacaaaaatgtaaaacaaaaaaatcacaaaaaaaacatttttactcaTGTTACAAAACAGCctatttatttgtgttgtatttGCGTTTACCTACATATGACctgctttttattattattattattattattattattattattattattattattattattattattattattattttacggttgtttttttttagggggCGTCGTATTTTCTTTTGATAATGCACGTGAcacattttataataatttgattgcatttaattttttgtgcctctgTGAAACTGTAATATGTTTGAATGACAATTTCTTCATTGTGTTGGAAGAATTGGAGATTATTTTGCGTCACGTTGTcctgataaataaaaatttttaaaaaagcacaaaaacgtTCTCAGGCTTTTGCACAAAAACCTCTTCGTTTTAAGTTTACAACATAAAACTGTGATGAGTGATTGAAAGGCCTGTTTGTTTCCTATATACAGCTGCTGCACATCTGGACCTAGGACgcagaaaaacaaatgcaatcAAACAGGGAAATGTGACCACTTAGAAATCCACAATAATTCAGCTGAAACAATCAATATGAGCGTTTTTTAGTGAGTATCCTCCGAAAATTGTTCAAAATAGAAGAATGTGAGGCGAACGAGGTGCATGCGGTAAAACGGCGGCGCGCGTAAAACCAATGGAAATTGATTCAATCGATGTAATTGTAAAGTTTTGgtcaaatgtgattttaaaaaattaaatattaagtTAATTTGaaggttttctgtcatttaatgCTCTTAGGCCTTAGTCTCagcctcatcatcatcatcatcatcatcatgtctGTCCTGCGGCtgcctgaataaaaaaaataaaatttttaaaaaaaaacacctccaGGTCCACGAATTAACgtcttttcacacttttttatgGTGAAATAGTCGAGTTTGGGACGTACAGCGGAGTGTTAGGGGTTAAACATGGAAAGCAGCAGCTGGTTGTGAATGTGTGAGAGAGGAAAATGCTTTGGAGAGACAGATGTGTCTGTTTCCAGATGTGTAAACACAGGCTGCAGCAGCTCTTACCGGTGCTGGTGATCCATCACTTCCCTTCGCTGTTCCATCATCGCTGTTCCATCACCTGTTCCATCACCTGTTCCATCAGCTCCGACATGAAACTCACGCACTTTGCACAATTAGTGACTTGTTCAGTGATCCCGTCCGGAGCGGATCCTACGATGTCCTTGTGCGCACTTTGCGTAAAGATTGCGCAGTGCACGCAGCAgcgtccacaacaacaacaacaataacaacaaaaatgacgaAGCTCCGCACTCGCGTTGTaaacacaaagagaaaaaatgagGTGTTTCTATGTtgtctgataataataaaacagcagcagcagcagctgcagtgAAAACCTCATGGGAAATAAGTTCCCATTCCTGTTGTCCACGTGACCGCCAGTGACCAATCAGGGCGCAGGATGAGTCGTAAACTTCCACAGCAAAAGTTGTAAATTTTCATGCAGAGCCTCGGTTTGGTGCTACACACGTTCACATCacgttcttttcttttctttctcttcatgTCGTGCATGCACGTGCACAGGGCGGTGAGATGTGTCTGAGGATGGACAACCAACACGTGCACGGAGGTGTGTatcttatatatttatttatacatacaCTGTATTTCAATAAGACTTtcgtgttttatttttacattttaaatttgtaaatatctatattctttatactaaaaaaaattaaaaatcgcTATGGCAAGCCCTAATTATGAGTCAGTAAAGACAtatttatgagaaagaaagtgagaaaattatttttaatgtaattttgcaAATAAACCTTTTGCAATAAagacttgtttatttatttctttactttataCACTGTTTACCATGTGTTGAA from Gouania willdenowi chromosome 19, fGouWil2.1, whole genome shotgun sequence includes the following:
- the hoxb6b gene encoding homeobox protein Hox-B6b, with the protein product MSSYFVNSTFPVSLPGGQDSLLGQIPLYSSGYTDPLRHYSSASYGANMQEKVYPGSYYQQPGAALYGRAGGGGAPCDYNPVGTFYKDAEGSCAFSRSDEQPLFVTQEPQQRKAECVEQAVSGGLDDKASALIYPWMQRMNACSAGPFGGSGRRGRQTYTRYQTLELEKEFHFNRYLTRRRRIEISHALCLTERQIKIWFQNRRMKWKKENKLLNPSKTSEEEEEQQDEKKSS